One genomic segment of Pseudomonas chlororaphis subsp. aurantiaca includes these proteins:
- a CDS encoding universal stress protein has product MPYHHILVAVDLTEECDPVIHRARELSVSNSAKLSLVHIVEPMAMAFGGDVPMDLSQLQQQQFDQAKERLDRLITKYPELSKEYSHLTYGQPRQEIHHLAKEQECDLIVVGSHGRHGLALLLGSTANDVLHGAPCDVLAVHLVKR; this is encoded by the coding sequence ATGCCCTACCACCATATTCTGGTCGCCGTAGATCTAACCGAAGAGTGCGATCCTGTTATCCACCGGGCCCGCGAGCTTTCGGTCAGCAACAGCGCCAAATTGTCCCTGGTGCATATTGTCGAGCCGATGGCCATGGCGTTCGGCGGCGACGTGCCGATGGACCTGTCCCAATTGCAACAGCAGCAGTTCGACCAGGCCAAGGAACGCCTCGATCGCCTCATCACCAAATACCCTGAACTGTCCAAGGAATACAGCCACCTGACCTATGGCCAACCACGCCAGGAAATCCACCATCTGGCCAAGGAACAGGAATGCGACCTGATCGTGGTCGGCAGCCATGGCCGGCACGGCCTGGCCCTGCTATTGGGCTCGACCGCCAACGACGTACTGCACGGCGCCCCTTGCGACGTGCTGGCCGTGCACCTGGTCAAACGCTGA
- the pdxB gene encoding 4-phosphoerythronate dehydrogenase PdxB, with protein MLIVADENIPLLDAFFAGFGEIRRFPGRAIDRAAIEGADVLLVRSVTQVSRALLEGSQVRFVGTCTIGTDHLDLEYFHEAGIRWSSAPGCNARGVVDYVLGSLLSLAEIEGADLTQRTYGVVGAGEVGGRLIEVLRGLGWKVLVCDPPRQVAEGGDYVSLEQILAQCDVVSLHTPLTKAGELPTWHLLDKRRLRQLRPGAWLINASRGAVVDNSALREVLLEREDLQAVLDVWEGEPQVDVALAELCVLATPHIAGYSLDGRQRGTAQIYQALCDYLGQPQAIHLRDLLPRPWLSEVSLDANSDPAWSLAMICRAVYDPRRDDADFRRSLVGSVAEQRAAFDALRKGYPPRREIDGLAVRIQGEAPGLQQIVSALGAVSVR; from the coding sequence ATGCTGATTGTTGCCGATGAAAATATTCCCCTGCTCGATGCCTTTTTTGCCGGCTTCGGCGAGATCCGCCGTTTCCCGGGGCGGGCCATCGACCGCGCCGCCATCGAGGGCGCCGATGTGCTGTTGGTGCGTTCGGTGACCCAGGTCAGCCGCGCCCTGCTCGAGGGTAGCCAGGTGCGGTTTGTCGGGACCTGCACCATTGGCACCGATCACCTGGACCTCGAGTATTTCCACGAGGCGGGCATCCGCTGGTCCAGCGCGCCGGGCTGCAATGCGCGCGGGGTGGTCGACTATGTGCTGGGCAGCCTGCTGAGCCTGGCGGAAATCGAAGGCGCCGACCTGACACAACGCACGTACGGCGTGGTGGGCGCGGGTGAGGTCGGTGGACGGCTGATCGAGGTATTGCGCGGCCTGGGCTGGAAGGTCCTGGTCTGCGACCCGCCACGGCAGGTGGCGGAAGGTGGCGACTATGTCAGCCTGGAACAGATCCTCGCCCAGTGCGATGTCGTCAGCCTGCATACTCCCTTGACCAAGGCCGGCGAGCTGCCGACCTGGCACTTGCTGGACAAGCGGCGCCTGCGTCAACTGCGCCCCGGCGCCTGGCTGATCAACGCCAGCCGTGGCGCGGTGGTGGATAATAGCGCCCTGCGCGAGGTGTTGCTCGAACGCGAAGACCTGCAGGCGGTGCTGGATGTCTGGGAAGGCGAACCCCAGGTCGACGTGGCCCTGGCCGAACTCTGCGTGCTGGCCACACCGCATATTGCCGGTTACAGCCTCGATGGCCGGCAGCGCGGGACGGCGCAGATCTATCAGGCGCTCTGCGATTACCTCGGCCAGCCGCAAGCGATTCATTTGCGCGACCTGCTGCCTCGGCCGTGGCTGTCGGAGGTGAGTCTCGATGCCAATAGCGACCCGGCCTGGTCCCTGGCGATGATCTGTCGGGCGGTCTACGACCCGCGGCGCGACGATGCGGATTTCCGCCGCAGCCTGGTGGGCAGCGTGGCCGAGCAGCGCGCGGCCTTCGATGCGTTGCGCAAGGGTTATCCGCCACGACGTGAAATCGATGGGCTGGCCGTGCGTATCCAGGGCGAAGCACCAGGCTTGCAGCAGATCGTATCGGCCTTGGGGGCGGTGTCGGTTCGTTGA
- a CDS encoding PA1571 family protein, with protein MSLQNSSNDKIEVIRTHPDQSLGCAIIDAQGREVPITEDMIQNACRELEKRLVKPAQQD; from the coding sequence ATGTCCTTGCAAAACAGCAGCAATGACAAGATTGAAGTGATTCGTACCCACCCCGACCAGTCTCTGGGATGCGCCATCATCGACGCTCAGGGTCGCGAAGTACCGATCACCGAAGACATGATCCAGAACGCCTGCCGCGAACTGGAAAAGCGACTGGTCAAGCCTGCGCAGCAAGATTGA
- a CDS encoding transglycosylase SLT domain-containing protein, whose product MRSRLFSLLSCLLLSASAVHTAQAADLSLQRQYYDEAKRALAKGDTGPYFRYRQVLADYPLEPYLAYDELTARLKTASNAEIEKFLREHGDLPQANWMRLRWLRWLAERGDWATFVKYYDPKLNFTELDCLNAQYQLGHNLKAEGYAATDKLWLSGKSLPATCDALFAQWAAEGQLTEQKRWQRAKLAAEARNYPLANSLVKSMTTLAPQGRLLVDVAQKPELLSQPSRFTPASEAMSDVVGLGLRRLARQDPDRAMALLDGYASSMHFSRDEKVAIAREIGLTLARRFDSRGLEVMTKYDPELRDNTVSEWRLRLLLRLARWEDAYQLTRKLPQDLATTNRWRYWQARSLELAEPQNPQAQTLYKGLANERDFYGFLAADRTQLPYQLNNKPLVLSQQVINKVRNTPGVRRALEFHARGQIVDGRREWYHVSRHFSRDEMVAQAKLAYDLKWYFPAIRTISQAKYWDDLDIRFPMAHRNTLVREAKVRGLHSSWIFAITRQESAFMDDARSGVGAAGLMQLMPGTAKETARKFSIPLASPQQVLNPDKNIQLGAAYLSQVHSQFNGNRVLASAAYNAGPGRVRQWLRGADHLSFDVWVESIPFDETRQYVQNVLSYSVIYGQKLNSPQPLVDWHERYFDDQ is encoded by the coding sequence ATGCGCAGTCGCCTTTTCAGTCTTTTATCCTGCCTGCTTCTTTCTGCCTCTGCCGTGCACACTGCTCAGGCCGCGGACCTCTCACTCCAGCGTCAATATTACGACGAGGCCAAACGCGCCCTGGCCAAGGGCGACACCGGCCCGTATTTCCGCTACCGCCAGGTCCTGGCCGACTACCCGCTCGAGCCCTATCTGGCCTACGACGAACTGACCGCCCGGCTAAAGACCGCCAGCAACGCCGAGATCGAAAAGTTTCTCCGTGAACACGGCGACCTGCCCCAGGCCAACTGGATGAGACTGCGCTGGTTGCGCTGGCTGGCCGAACGCGGCGACTGGGCCACCTTCGTCAAGTATTACGACCCCAAGCTCAACTTCACCGAACTGGACTGCCTGAACGCGCAATACCAGCTAGGCCATAACCTCAAGGCCGAAGGTTACGCCGCCACCGACAAGCTCTGGCTCAGCGGCAAATCCCTGCCGGCCACCTGCGACGCGCTGTTTGCCCAGTGGGCCGCCGAAGGCCAGTTGACCGAACAGAAGCGCTGGCAGCGCGCCAAGCTGGCCGCCGAAGCCCGCAACTATCCGCTGGCCAATAGCCTGGTCAAAAGCATGACCACCCTCGCCCCCCAGGGCCGGCTGCTGGTGGACGTTGCCCAGAAGCCCGAGCTGCTCAGCCAGCCGTCGCGCTTCACTCCGGCCAGCGAAGCCATGTCCGACGTGGTCGGCCTGGGTCTGCGCCGCCTGGCCCGCCAGGATCCGGACAGGGCCATGGCCCTGCTCGACGGTTATGCCAGCAGCATGCACTTCTCCCGTGACGAAAAAGTGGCGATCGCCCGGGAAATCGGCCTGACCCTGGCGCGGCGCTTCGACAGCCGCGGCCTGGAGGTGATGACCAAATACGATCCCGAGCTGCGCGACAACACGGTCTCCGAATGGCGCTTGCGCCTGTTGCTGCGCCTGGCGCGCTGGGAAGATGCCTACCAGCTGACCCGCAAACTGCCCCAGGACCTGGCGACCACCAACCGCTGGCGCTACTGGCAGGCGCGCAGCCTGGAACTGGCCGAGCCGCAGAACCCTCAGGCCCAGACCCTCTACAAGGGCCTGGCCAACGAGCGCGACTTCTATGGTTTCCTCGCGGCCGACCGCACCCAGCTGCCTTATCAGTTGAACAACAAACCGCTGGTGCTCAGCCAGCAGGTGATCAACAAGGTACGCAATACGCCTGGCGTGCGGCGCGCCCTGGAGTTCCATGCCCGCGGCCAGATCGTCGATGGCCGGCGTGAGTGGTACCACGTCAGCCGTCATTTCAGCCGTGACGAAATGGTCGCCCAGGCCAAGCTGGCCTACGACCTGAAATGGTACTTCCCGGCCATCCGCACCATCAGCCAAGCGAAGTACTGGGACGACCTGGACATCCGCTTCCCGATGGCCCACCGCAACACTCTGGTGCGCGAAGCCAAGGTCCGCGGCCTGCACTCGAGCTGGATATTCGCGATCACCCGCCAGGAAAGCGCGTTCATGGACGACGCTCGCTCAGGCGTCGGCGCGGCCGGCCTGATGCAGCTGATGCCTGGTACCGCGAAGGAAACCGCGCGCAAGTTCAGCATCCCGCTGGCCTCGCCGCAGCAAGTGCTGAACCCGGACAAGAACATCCAGCTCGGCGCCGCCTACCTGAGCCAGGTGCACAGCCAGTTCAACGGCAACCGGGTGCTCGCGTCCGCCGCCTACAACGCCGGTCCCGGTCGCGTGCGCCAATGGCTCAGGGGCGCCGACCACCTGAGTTTCGACGTCTGGGTCGAAAGCATTCCGTTCGACGAAACCCGCCAGTACGTGCAGAACGTGCTGTCCTACTCGGTGATCTACGGCCAGAAACTCAATTCGCCACAGCCACTGGTGGATTGGCATGAGCGGTATTTCGACGATCAGTAA
- a CDS encoding ATP-binding cassette domain-containing protein, which yields MTLLKFSDVSLAFGAMPLLDKVSWQIARGERVCIIGRNGTGKSSMLKLVKGDQKPDDGSVWRAPGLKIGELPQELPVADERTVFDVVAQGLDGVGELLAQYHHLSQNIVTDADLEKLMHVQHDLEARDGWRLQTLVDSTLSRLQLPADKTLAELSGGWRRRVLLAQALVSEPDLLLLDEPTNHLDIGAIAWLEEALKDFQGAVLFITHDRSFLQNLATRILELDRGGLIDWNGDYASFLVHKEAVLAAEETANALFDKRLAQEEVWIRQGIKARRTRNEGRVRALKALRVERSERRERTGKANIQLETADKSGKQVMVLEDVSFAHPGGPFLVKNFSMVLQRGDRIGLLGANGTGKTTLLKLMLGGLVPSGGKVEEGTRIDVAYFDQLRHQLDLEKTVIDNVAEGRDFIDIDGQSRHVLSYLGDFLFSPQRARTPVKALSGGERARLLLAKLFSKPANLLVLDEPTNDLDVETLELLEEVLLTFQGTVLMVSHDRAFLDNVVTSTLVFEGEGKVREYVGGYQDWLRQGGSPRLLGVTENKSGKAELNSAVVAPVAAAPAAAQEAPAAKKKLSYKLQRELEALPGQIEAMEQQIASVEAEMADAGFYQRPAAETTAVIAQLEQLNAELDVMVERWAELDA from the coding sequence ATGACCCTGCTCAAATTCAGCGATGTGTCCCTTGCGTTCGGCGCTATGCCGTTGTTGGACAAGGTGTCCTGGCAGATCGCCCGTGGTGAGCGGGTGTGCATCATCGGCCGTAACGGCACTGGCAAATCCAGCATGCTGAAGCTGGTCAAGGGCGATCAGAAGCCCGACGACGGTTCCGTATGGCGCGCGCCCGGTCTGAAAATCGGCGAATTGCCGCAGGAATTGCCAGTGGCCGACGAGCGGACGGTGTTCGACGTCGTCGCCCAGGGCCTCGATGGCGTTGGCGAGCTGCTGGCGCAGTACCACCACCTGAGCCAGAACATTGTCACCGATGCCGATCTGGAAAAGCTCATGCATGTCCAGCACGACCTCGAAGCCCGTGATGGCTGGCGCTTGCAGACGCTGGTGGACAGCACCCTGAGCCGCCTGCAACTGCCGGCCGACAAGACCCTCGCCGAGCTGTCCGGTGGCTGGCGTCGTCGCGTCCTGCTGGCCCAGGCCCTGGTGTCCGAGCCGGACCTGCTGCTGCTCGACGAACCGACCAACCACCTGGATATCGGCGCCATCGCCTGGCTGGAAGAAGCCTTGAAGGACTTCCAGGGCGCCGTCCTCTTTATTACCCACGACCGTTCCTTCCTGCAGAACCTGGCGACCCGGATTCTCGAACTGGACCGTGGTGGGCTGATCGACTGGAACGGCGACTACGCCAGCTTCCTGGTGCACAAGGAGGCGGTACTGGCGGCCGAAGAGACGGCCAACGCGCTGTTCGACAAGCGCCTGGCCCAGGAAGAAGTCTGGATTCGCCAAGGCATCAAGGCCCGCCGTACCCGTAACGAAGGTCGCGTGCGCGCCCTCAAGGCCCTGCGGGTCGAGCGCAGCGAACGTCGCGAGCGCACCGGCAAGGCCAATATCCAGCTGGAAACCGCGGACAAGTCCGGCAAACAGGTCATGGTGCTCGAAGACGTGAGCTTTGCTCATCCGGGCGGGCCATTCCTGGTCAAGAATTTCTCCATGGTCCTGCAGCGCGGCGACCGTATCGGCCTGCTCGGCGCCAACGGCACCGGCAAGACCACGCTGCTCAAGCTGATGCTGGGCGGCCTGGTGCCGAGCGGCGGCAAGGTCGAGGAGGGCACGCGTATCGACGTGGCGTACTTCGACCAGTTGCGTCACCAGCTGGACCTGGAAAAGACCGTGATCGACAACGTCGCCGAAGGTCGCGACTTTATCGATATCGATGGCCAGAGCCGTCACGTGCTCAGCTACCTGGGCGATTTCCTGTTCAGCCCGCAGCGTGCCCGCACGCCGGTCAAGGCGCTGTCCGGTGGCGAGCGTGCCCGTCTATTGTTGGCCAAGCTGTTCAGCAAACCGGCCAACCTGCTGGTGCTCGACGAACCGACCAACGACCTGGACGTGGAAACCCTCGAGCTGCTGGAAGAAGTGCTGCTGACTTTCCAGGGCACCGTGCTGATGGTTAGCCACGACCGGGCATTCCTCGATAACGTGGTGACCAGCACCCTGGTGTTCGAAGGCGAAGGCAAGGTTCGCGAATACGTCGGCGGTTATCAGGACTGGCTGCGCCAGGGCGGTTCGCCACGTCTGCTGGGTGTGACCGAGAACAAGTCGGGCAAGGCCGAGCTGAACTCGGCGGTGGTTGCGCCCGTCGCGGCGGCTCCTGCTGCGGCACAGGAAGCGCCTGCGGCCAAGAAGAAGCTCAGCTACAAGTTGCAGCGTGAGCTTGAGGCGTTGCCTGGCCAGATCGAAGCCATGGAACAGCAGATCGCCAGCGTGGAAGCGGAGATGGCCGACGCCGGTTTCTATCAGCGTCCTGCGGCCGAGACCACGGCGGTCATCGCCCAGTTGGAACAGCTCAACGCTGAACTGGACGTGATGGTCGAGCGTTGGGCCGAGCTGGATGCCTGA
- a CDS encoding ABC transporter transmembrane domain-containing protein, whose protein sequence is MNFMLSSRQRRAIRLASRFIAPYRWQALGALLALVVTAGITLSMGQGIRLLVDQGFMTGSPDLLNQSIGLFLLLVLGLAVGTFVRFYLVSWIGERCVADIRRQVFNHLIYLHPGFYENNRSSEIQSRLTADTTLLQSVIGSSLSLFLRNALMVIGGIVLLFVTNPKLTSIVVIALPLVLVPILIFGRRVRSLSRLSQDRIADVGSYVAETLGQIKTVQAYNHQPQDERRFALTVEEAFNTARRRIVQRAWLITLVIVLVLGAVGVMLWVGGMDVIAGRISSGELAAFVFYSLIVGSAFGTLSEVIGELQRAAGAAERIAELLRSENLIQPPRDGLATLPERVRGELVLENLRFSYPSRPDSYAVDGLSLTVREGETLALVGPSGAGKSTIYDLLLRFYDPEQGRILLDGVPLTQLDPQDVRRCFALVSQSPALFFGSIEENIRYGKPSATPEQVKEAARIAYAHDFIEKMPEGYQTHLGDAGLGLSGGQRQRLAIARALLVDAPILLLDEATSALDAQSEHLIQQALPSLMRNRTTLVIAHRLATVKNADRIAVMDQGRLVAVGTHQELIASNPLYARLAALQFSDGQALLSPR, encoded by the coding sequence ATGAACTTCATGCTTTCTTCACGTCAACGCCGGGCGATTCGCCTGGCCAGTCGTTTCATCGCGCCTTATCGCTGGCAGGCCCTGGGGGCGTTGCTGGCGCTGGTGGTGACCGCGGGCATCACCCTGTCCATGGGGCAGGGCATCCGCCTGTTGGTGGACCAGGGCTTCATGACCGGATCACCGGACCTGCTCAACCAGTCCATCGGCCTGTTTCTGCTGCTGGTGCTGGGGCTGGCGGTGGGGACGTTCGTGCGTTTCTACCTGGTGTCGTGGATTGGCGAGCGCTGCGTGGCGGATATCCGTCGGCAGGTGTTCAATCATCTGATCTACTTGCACCCGGGCTTCTATGAGAACAATCGCAGCTCGGAGATCCAGTCGCGGCTGACCGCCGACACCACCTTGCTGCAATCGGTGATCGGCTCGTCGCTCTCACTGTTTTTGCGCAATGCACTGATGGTCATCGGCGGCATCGTGTTGCTGTTTGTCACCAATCCCAAGCTCACCAGCATCGTGGTGATCGCCTTGCCTCTGGTGCTGGTGCCGATCCTGATTTTCGGCCGCCGGGTGCGCAGCCTGTCACGCTTGAGCCAGGACCGTATCGCCGACGTCGGCAGCTATGTGGCGGAGACCCTGGGCCAGATCAAGACCGTCCAGGCCTATAACCACCAGCCCCAGGATGAGCGGCGTTTCGCCCTGACGGTGGAGGAGGCGTTCAACACCGCGCGGCGGCGTATCGTCCAGCGTGCCTGGCTGATCACCCTGGTGATCGTGCTGGTGCTGGGCGCGGTCGGGGTAATGCTCTGGGTCGGTGGCATGGACGTGATTGCCGGGCGCATTTCCAGTGGCGAGCTGGCGGCCTTTGTTTTCTACAGCCTGATCGTCGGCAGTGCCTTCGGCACCCTGAGCGAAGTGATCGGCGAGCTGCAACGGGCCGCCGGCGCGGCGGAGCGGATTGCCGAATTGCTGCGTTCGGAAAACCTGATCCAGCCGCCGAGAGACGGCCTGGCCACCTTGCCCGAGCGGGTGCGGGGCGAGTTGGTGCTGGAGAACCTGCGCTTCTCTTATCCATCGCGTCCGGACAGTTATGCCGTCGATGGCCTGAGCCTGACGGTCCGCGAGGGGGAAACCCTGGCGCTGGTCGGGCCGTCGGGGGCGGGCAAGTCGACCATTTATGATCTGCTGCTGCGTTTCTACGACCCGGAGCAGGGGCGCATCCTGCTCGATGGCGTGCCCTTGACCCAACTCGATCCGCAGGATGTGCGTCGCTGTTTTGCCCTGGTGTCGCAAAGCCCGGCGCTGTTCTTCGGCAGCATCGAGGAGAACATTCGTTATGGCAAGCCCTCGGCCACCCCGGAGCAGGTCAAGGAGGCGGCAAGGATCGCCTACGCCCATGACTTCATCGAGAAAATGCCCGAGGGTTACCAGACCCACCTCGGCGATGCGGGGCTGGGGCTTTCCGGTGGCCAGCGCCAGCGCCTGGCGATTGCCCGGGCACTGCTGGTGGATGCGCCGATCCTGTTGCTGGATGAAGCCACCAGCGCCCTGGATGCCCAGAGCGAGCATTTGATTCAGCAGGCCTTGCCGAGCCTGATGAGGAATCGCACCACCCTGGTGATCGCCCATCGCCTGGCCACGGTGAAAAACGCCGACCGGATCGCGGTGATGGATCAGGGGCGGCTGGTGGCGGTGGGTACCCACCAGGAGTTGATCGCCAGCAATCCGCTGTATGCGCGCCTGGCGGCGTTGCAGTTCAGCGATGGCCAGGCTCTCCTGAGCCCGCGCTGA